A single genomic interval of Selenobaculum gibii harbors:
- a CDS encoding redox-sensing transcriptional repressor Rex, giving the protein MRQKVVISKATIDRLPLYFRTLRVTKEEGREIISSEELGRRLGITPEQIRKDLASFGQFGKKGVGYYVHELMRNIGEILGLDNNWNIAVVGIGHLGAALANYQNFITLGFNLMALFDADEDVVGTIVNKVKVDHINDVNQVVKERNIHIGVIAVPAPFAQEVADKLVTAGVTGIWNFAPRKIVVPEHICIVNEDLSVGLSNLSYHITRKLL; this is encoded by the coding sequence TTGAGACAGAAAGTTGTAATTTCAAAGGCTACAATTGACCGCCTGCCATTGTATTTTAGAACGTTAAGGGTAACGAAAGAAGAAGGACGAGAAATTATTTCTTCTGAGGAGCTCGGAAGACGATTAGGAATTACGCCGGAACAGATACGGAAAGATTTGGCTTCTTTTGGACAGTTCGGAAAAAAAGGTGTGGGATATTATGTGCATGAATTAATGCGCAATATTGGTGAAATACTAGGATTAGATAACAATTGGAATATTGCTGTCGTTGGTATTGGACATCTAGGTGCAGCATTAGCTAATTATCAAAATTTTATTACTTTGGGATTTAACCTAATGGCGTTGTTTGATGCAGATGAAGATGTTGTAGGAACAATTGTAAATAAGGTAAAAGTCGATCATATCAACGATGTCAACCAAGTAGTAAAAGAACGCAATATTCATATTGGGGTAATTGCTGTTCCAGCACCATTTGCACAAGAGGTAGCAGATAAGCTAGTGACTGCTGGCGTGACTGGGATATGGAATTTTGCACCGAGAAAAATTGTTGTTCCAGAACATATTTGTATAGTGAATGAAGATTTATCTGTGGGTCTTAGTAATCTCTCTTATCATATAACAAGAAAATTACTGTAA
- a CDS encoding acyl-CoA mutase large subunit family protein, protein MSNENLKAKLAEYDAKVEKATAKFPERANLPEQRLYTPLDVEGTDYTSEIGFPGSYPFTRGVQPTMYRGRFWTMRMYAGFSTAEESNKRYRYLIESGATGLSCAFDLPTQIGYDSDDEISTGEVGKVGVAIDSLADMEILFDQIDLGKVSTSMTINAPASVLLAMYIAVAEKQGVSADKLKGTIQNDILKEYAARGTYIFPPKPSMRLITNIFEYCSKNVPNWNTISISGYHIREAGSTASQEIAFTIADGIAYAEAAIKAGLDVDAFAGRLSFFWNAHNNVLEEVAKFRASRRVWAKVMKERFGAKNPKSWMLRVHTQTAGSMLTAQQPNNNIVRVALQTAAAVMGGTQSLHTNSRDEALALPTEDSVMVALRTQQIVAYESGLADVIDPLAGSYYVEALTNKIEKEAWEYINKIDEIGGAVEAIEKGYIQKEIQDSAYKWQMDVESGAKVIVGVNKFQVEEKPVEGLLRVDASVGEKQKAKLTKMKAERDNAAVQAALADLEKACQDEHENLMPYILAAVKTYATLGEICGVMRKVFGEYEAHVNL, encoded by the coding sequence ATGAGCAATGAAAATTTAAAAGCTAAACTGGCTGAATATGATGCCAAAGTAGAAAAAGCGACTGCAAAATTCCCAGAACGTGCAAACTTACCGGAGCAACGTTTATACACTCCACTTGATGTAGAAGGTACTGACTATACAAGTGAAATCGGGTTCCCTGGATCCTATCCTTTCACACGTGGTGTACAACCTACAATGTATCGTGGCCGTTTCTGGACAATGCGTATGTATGCTGGTTTCTCAACTGCTGAAGAATCCAACAAACGTTACCGTTACTTAATCGAATCAGGTGCTACAGGACTTTCTTGTGCATTTGACTTACCAACACAAATTGGTTATGATTCCGATGATGAAATCTCTACAGGTGAAGTTGGTAAAGTAGGGGTTGCGATCGACTCCTTAGCTGATATGGAAATCCTTTTCGATCAAATCGACTTAGGAAAAGTTTCCACTTCTATGACAATCAATGCACCAGCTTCAGTATTACTTGCAATGTATATTGCGGTAGCTGAAAAACAAGGTGTATCTGCTGATAAATTAAAAGGTACAATCCAAAATGATATTCTTAAAGAATATGCAGCACGTGGAACTTATATTTTCCCACCAAAACCTTCCATGCGTTTAATTACAAATATTTTTGAATACTGCTCTAAAAATGTTCCTAACTGGAATACAATTTCTATTTCCGGTTACCACATTCGTGAAGCTGGTTCAACTGCATCTCAAGAAATCGCATTTACAATTGCTGATGGTATTGCATATGCAGAAGCTGCAATCAAAGCTGGCTTAGACGTTGATGCATTTGCAGGTCGTTTATCCTTCTTCTGGAATGCACATAACAATGTATTAGAAGAAGTTGCAAAATTCCGTGCTTCCCGTCGCGTATGGGCAAAAGTGATGAAAGAACGTTTTGGTGCGAAAAATCCAAAATCTTGGATGCTTCGTGTGCATACACAAACAGCTGGTTCTATGTTAACTGCACAACAACCAAACAATAATATCGTTCGTGTTGCTCTTCAAACAGCTGCTGCTGTTATGGGTGGTACGCAATCTCTTCATACAAATTCCCGTGATGAAGCATTAGCTCTTCCTACAGAAGATTCCGTAATGGTTGCACTTCGTACACAACAAATCGTTGCTTATGAAAGTGGTCTTGCTGACGTTATCGATCCATTAGCAGGTTCTTACTATGTAGAAGCTTTAACCAACAAAATTGAAAAAGAAGCTTGGGAATACATCAACAAAATCGATGAAATTGGTGGCGCTGTTGAAGCAATTGAAAAAGGTTATATCCAAAAAGAAATTCAAGACAGTGCTTACAAATGGCAAATGGATGTTGAATCCGGTGCAAAAGTTATCGTTGGTGTTAATAAATTCCAAGTGGAAGAAAAACCAGTTGAAGGCTTACTTCGCGTAGATGCTTCTGTTGGTGAAAAGCAAAAAGCTAAATTAACAAAAATGAAAGCTGAACGTGATAATGCGGCAGTACAAGCTGCTCTTGCTGATCTTGAAAAAGCTTGTCAAGATGAACATGAAAATCTTATGCCATATATCTTAGCAGCTGTTAAAACATATGCTACACTTGGTGAAATTTGTGGAGTTATGCGTAAAGTATTCGGTGAATATGAAGCGCATGTAAACCTATAA
- the mmdA gene encoding methylmalonyl-CoA decarboxylase subunit alpha, whose translation MSTVQEKIELMKAKQEKIKLGGGEARIAKQHEKGKLTARERIELFFDEGTFVELDQFVTHRCTNFGMEKKSLPGEGVVTGYGTVNGRLVYAFAQDFTVEGGSLGEMHAAKICKVLDLSLKMGAPVIGINDSGGARIQEAVDALGGYGKIFLKNTLASGVVPQISVIMGPCAGGAVYSPALTDFIYMVKNTSQMFITGPAVIKSVTAEEVTAEQLGGAMTHNSTSGVAHFAAENEEDCIEQIRYLLSFLPSNNLEDAPIVETNDDPSRMDESLNTLLPDNPNMPYDMKDVITSLVDNGEFYEVHEHYAKNIITCFARFGGKSVGIIANQPAVMAGCLDVNASDKSARFIRFCDAFNIPIVNLVDVPGFLPGTDQEYGGIIRHGAKMLYAYSEATVPKITVITRKAYGGSYLAMCSQDLGADQVFAWPTAEIAVMGPAGAANIIFRKDPDVAAKTAEYIEEFATPYKAAERGFVDMVIEPMETRPRIITALNMLASKREARPAKKHGNIPL comes from the coding sequence ATGTCTACAGTTCAAGAAAAAATTGAGCTTATGAAAGCTAAACAAGAAAAGATTAAACTTGGTGGCGGCGAAGCTCGTATTGCAAAACAACATGAAAAAGGTAAATTGACAGCACGTGAACGTATTGAATTATTTTTTGATGAAGGTACTTTCGTTGAATTAGATCAATTCGTTACACATCGTTGCACAAACTTTGGCATGGAGAAAAAATCTCTTCCTGGTGAAGGTGTTGTTACAGGTTACGGTACAGTAAATGGCCGTCTTGTATATGCATTTGCACAGGATTTCACTGTTGAGGGTGGATCTCTTGGTGAAATGCATGCAGCAAAAATTTGTAAAGTGTTAGACTTGTCACTTAAAATGGGTGCTCCAGTTATTGGTATCAATGATTCCGGCGGAGCCCGTATTCAAGAAGCCGTTGATGCATTAGGCGGTTACGGTAAAATCTTCTTGAAAAATACATTAGCTTCTGGTGTTGTTCCACAAATTTCTGTAATTATGGGACCTTGCGCTGGTGGTGCAGTATATTCTCCAGCTTTAACTGATTTTATCTACATGGTTAAAAATACAAGTCAAATGTTTATCACTGGTCCAGCAGTTATTAAATCTGTTACGGCAGAAGAAGTTACAGCTGAACAACTTGGTGGTGCAATGACTCATAACTCTACTTCTGGTGTAGCTCATTTTGCTGCTGAAAATGAAGAAGACTGTATCGAACAAATTCGTTACTTATTAAGCTTCTTACCAAGCAATAACCTTGAAGATGCTCCAATTGTAGAAACAAATGACGATCCATCCCGCATGGATGAAAGCTTAAATACATTGCTTCCTGATAACCCTAACATGCCTTATGACATGAAAGATGTTATTACTTCACTTGTTGATAATGGTGAGTTCTACGAAGTACATGAACATTATGCGAAAAACATCATTACATGTTTTGCTCGTTTTGGTGGTAAATCCGTTGGTATTATCGCTAACCAACCAGCTGTAATGGCAGGTTGCTTAGACGTTAATGCTTCCGATAAATCAGCACGTTTTATTCGTTTCTGTGATGCGTTTAATATTCCTATCGTAAATCTTGTTGACGTACCAGGCTTCTTGCCAGGGACAGACCAAGAATACGGCGGTATTATTCGTCACGGTGCAAAAATGCTTTATGCTTATTCCGAAGCTACCGTACCAAAAATTACAGTAATTACTCGTAAAGCGTATGGCGGTTCTTATTTAGCAATGTGTTCACAAGATTTAGGTGCTGACCAAGTATTTGCTTGGCCTACTGCTGAAATTGCGGTTATGGGACCTGCTGGTGCTGCAAACATTATTTTCCGTAAAGATCCTGATGTTGCAGCAAAAACTGCTGAATACATTGAAGAATTTGCAACTCCTTATAAAGCTGCTGAACGCGGTTTTGTTGATATGGTTATTGAGCCTATGGAGACTAGACCTCGTATTATCACTGCTTTAAATATGTTGGCTAGTAAACGTGAAGCACGTCCTGCTAAAAAACATGGTAACATTCCACTATAA
- the meaB gene encoding methylmalonyl Co-A mutase-associated GTPase MeaB — protein sequence MDIAKEVIKGSRLALSRAITAVENEYDNAVSIMQELYPHTGRALVIGITGPPGAGKSTLTDKLAKACRRQGKTVGIIAVDPTSPFSGGAILGDRIRMNELTLDQGVFIRSMGTRGSLGGLSRKTADAVKIMDASGKDVIFIETVGVGQSEVDIVSAADTTLVVLVPGLGDDIQAIKAGILEIGDVFAINKADREGADRLNIEINMMLDLDSDKKPDWRPPIKQTVASQDKGIEELLATIYEHFEHLKSTGKLTERRRERTKNELLSMLKADIGRYVLHKIAENGQFDQLIGEVESRKNDPYTIVANLLKDMLK from the coding sequence ATGGATATAGCTAAGGAAGTAATCAAGGGTTCTCGGCTCGCGTTATCACGAGCAATTACTGCAGTGGAAAATGAATACGACAATGCAGTAAGTATTATGCAGGAGTTATATCCGCATACAGGCAGAGCTTTAGTCATTGGTATTACAGGTCCGCCAGGTGCCGGCAAAAGTACATTGACTGATAAACTTGCAAAAGCATGTCGTCGTCAAGGAAAAACTGTCGGGATTATCGCTGTAGATCCAACCAGTCCGTTTTCGGGTGGCGCGATTTTAGGCGATCGTATCCGTATGAATGAATTAACTTTAGATCAAGGTGTGTTTATTCGTAGTATGGGTACACGTGGAAGCCTTGGTGGCTTATCACGCAAAACTGCTGATGCAGTAAAAATTATGGATGCTTCGGGAAAAGATGTAATCTTTATTGAAACTGTTGGTGTTGGACAGTCTGAAGTAGATATTGTAAGTGCAGCTGATACAACGTTAGTTGTTTTAGTACCGGGTTTAGGCGACGATATTCAAGCCATTAAAGCTGGTATTTTAGAGATTGGTGATGTATTTGCAATTAATAAAGCAGACCGTGAAGGTGCAGATCGTTTAAACATTGAAATCAACATGATGCTTGACTTAGATTCGGATAAAAAACCAGATTGGCGTCCGCCAATAAAACAAACCGTAGCTAGCCAAGATAAAGGAATTGAGGAACTTTTAGCAACGATTTATGAGCATTTTGAACATCTAAAATCAACGGGGAAACTAACCGAGCGTCGTAGAGAACGTACGAAAAATGAGCTTTTATCAATGTTAAAAGCGGATATAGGTCGTTATGTATTACACAAAATTGCTGAAAATGGTCAATTTGATCAATTAATCGGTGAGGTAGAAAGTCGAAAAAATGACCCTTACACTATTGTAGCAAATTTATTAAAAGATATGTTAAAATAG
- a CDS encoding biotin/lipoyl-containing protein: MKKFNIKVNGNAYEVEIEEVKAAPAVKVAAKPAAAPAKPAAKPAAAPAPAVVGAGDTAINAPMPGKIVKLVAEAGKAVKKGDVVLILEAMKMQNEISAPVDGTLKSINVAAGQSVKPGEVLAVIG; encoded by the coding sequence GTGAAAAAGTTTAATATTAAAGTTAATGGTAACGCATACGAAGTTGAAATCGAAGAAGTAAAAGCTGCTCCAGCTGTGAAAGTTGCTGCAAAACCTGCTGCTGCACCTGCAAAACCTGCTGCAAAACCTGCTGCTGCACCTGCACCTGCTGTTGTTGGTGCTGGCGATACAGCTATCAATGCACCAATGCCTGGTAAAATTGTAAAATTAGTGGCTGAAGCTGGTAAAGCTGTAAAAAAAGGCGATGTAGTTTTAATTCTTGAAGCTATGAAAATGCAAAATGAAATCTCCGCTCCAGTTGATGGTACTTTAAAATCTATTAATGTAGCTGCTGGTCAATCTGTAAAACCAGGTGAAGTTTTAGCTGTTATCGGTTAA
- a CDS encoding cobalamin B12-binding domain-containing protein — MEKRIRVLVAKPGLDGHDRGAKVVARALRDAGFEVVYTGLRQTPEQIAEAALQEDVNVVAMSILSGAHPHLFPKVVNLVKEKGMEDVLVIGGGVIPDADIPALKEAGVAEVFTPGTPTSAIVDFIKANVK; from the coding sequence ATGGAAAAACGTATTAGAGTATTAGTAGCAAAACCAGGTCTTGACGGCCATGACCGTGGAGCTAAAGTTGTAGCCCGCGCTCTTCGCGACGCTGGTTTCGAAGTAGTATATACAGGTCTTCGTCAAACACCTGAACAAATAGCAGAAGCAGCACTTCAAGAGGACGTAAATGTAGTTGCAATGAGCATTCTTTCAGGAGCTCATCCTCATTTATTCCCTAAAGTTGTTAATTTAGTAAAAGAAAAAGGCATGGAAGACGTACTAGTTATCGGTGGTGGCGTTATTCCTGATGCTGATATTCCAGCACTTAAAGAAGCTGGAGTTGCTGAAGTATTCACTCCAGGAACTCCAACAAGTGCAATTGTTGACTTTATCAAAGCTAATGTAAAATAA
- a CDS encoding acetyl-CoA hydrolase/transferase family protein: MIDIRDRVRNQALQAKIVSAEEAAAFIKPDMNIGVSGFTPAGYPKAVPLALAKRMETEPFSVNLWTGASVGKELDGALAKVGGIKRRMPYQSNKDLRAGINGGKIEYCDLHLSESAQFARYGFMGGKIDVAIVEVCAITEEGHLIPTTSMGNTASYVQSADVVIVEVNTTQPLELEGMHDVYVPLDPPHRLPIPVVKVNDRIGTTYIPCGVDKIKYIVPCDIPDDVRPFAPLDENSHRMSEHILKFFKDEIKAGRMPKNLLPLQSGVGNVANAVISGFVDSDFTDLEVYTEVIQDGMFDLADAGKLKFASGTSFSPSPDGLRRFYENIKDYRQKMMLRPQEIANSPEVARRIGIIAMNTAIEFDIYGNVNSTHIMGSKMMNGIGGSGDFARNAYLTCFFSTSTAKDGAISAIVPMCSHVDHTEHDTDIFVTEIGLADVRGLSPRERARKIINNCAHPDYRPMLLDYLERAEKATKQAHTPHIINEALSWHSRFMETGTMKK; encoded by the coding sequence ATGATTGATATTCGCGATCGCGTGCGTAACCAAGCACTTCAAGCAAAGATCGTTAGTGCAGAAGAAGCGGCAGCTTTTATTAAGCCTGACATGAACATTGGTGTTAGTGGTTTTACGCCTGCAGGATATCCAAAAGCAGTTCCTTTAGCTTTAGCTAAAAGAATGGAAACAGAACCTTTTAGTGTTAACTTATGGACAGGTGCATCCGTTGGGAAAGAATTAGACGGTGCATTGGCAAAAGTCGGCGGTATTAAAAGACGTATGCCTTATCAATCCAACAAGGATTTACGTGCTGGTATTAACGGCGGCAAAATTGAATATTGTGATCTTCACTTGAGTGAATCAGCACAGTTTGCTCGTTATGGTTTTATGGGTGGTAAAATTGACGTAGCTATCGTTGAAGTTTGTGCAATTACCGAAGAAGGACATCTTATTCCTACCACTTCAATGGGGAATACTGCTTCTTATGTTCAAAGTGCTGATGTAGTTATTGTTGAAGTAAATACAACTCAACCATTAGAATTGGAAGGTATGCATGATGTATATGTTCCACTTGATCCACCACATCGTTTACCAATTCCAGTTGTAAAAGTAAACGACCGCATTGGTACTACATATATTCCGTGTGGTGTGGATAAAATAAAATACATTGTTCCTTGTGACATTCCAGATGACGTTCGTCCATTTGCGCCATTAGATGAAAATTCACATAGAATGTCTGAACATATTTTAAAATTCTTCAAAGACGAAATTAAAGCTGGTCGTATGCCGAAAAACTTATTACCTCTTCAATCTGGTGTAGGTAATGTGGCCAATGCGGTAATCAGTGGTTTTGTTGATTCTGATTTTACTGATCTTGAAGTTTATACAGAAGTAATCCAAGATGGTATGTTTGACTTAGCGGATGCGGGGAAATTAAAATTTGCTTCCGGTACATCTTTCTCTCCATCTCCAGACGGATTGAGACGCTTCTATGAAAATATAAAAGACTATCGTCAAAAAATGATGCTTAGACCACAAGAAATTGCTAATAGTCCAGAAGTGGCTCGTCGCATTGGAATCATTGCGATGAATACGGCAATTGAATTTGATATATATGGTAACGTAAATTCTACACATATCATGGGTTCTAAAATGATGAATGGTATTGGTGGTTCCGGAGATTTTGCACGTAATGCTTACTTGACTTGCTTCTTTAGCACATCAACAGCAAAAGACGGTGCTATTTCTGCAATCGTTCCTATGTGCTCTCATGTTGATCATACTGAACATGATACAGATATTTTCGTTACTGAAATCGGTCTTGCTGACGTTCGTGGATTAAGTCCTAGAGAACGTGCACGCAAAATTATCAACAATTGTGCTCATCCTGACTACCGTCCAATGTTGCTTGATTATTTAGAGAGAGCTGAAAAAGCCACAAAACAAGCACATACGCCACATATTATCAATGAAGCGTTATCTTGGCACAGTAGATTTATGGAAACAGGTACAATGAAGAAATAA
- the mce gene encoding methylmalonyl-CoA epimerase: protein MFEVNRVDHIGIAVTNLEEAKKFYTEMLGMKATGEEVVEEQKVKVCFIPTGDSELELLESTSPDGPIAKYIEKNGGRNGIQHVALRVDNIEQAIADLMAKGVRMIDEKPRYGAGGSSIAFVHPKATGGVLVELCQRK from the coding sequence ATGTTTGAAGTTAACAGAGTTGATCATATTGGTATTGCAGTAACTAATTTAGAAGAAGCAAAAAAATTCTATACTGAAATGCTTGGCATGAAAGCCACTGGTGAAGAAGTAGTTGAAGAACAAAAAGTAAAAGTTTGCTTTATCCCTACTGGTGATAGCGAATTAGAACTTTTAGAATCAACTTCCCCAGATGGTCCTATTGCAAAATACATTGAAAAAAATGGTGGCAGAAACGGTATTCAACACGTTGCTTTACGTGTTGATAATATCGAACAAGCGATTGCCGATTTAATGGCAAAAGGTGTTCGCATGATTGATGAAAAACCTCGTTATGGTGCTGGCGGATCTAGCATTGCGTTTGTTCATCCAAAAGCTACTGGCGGCGTTTTAGTAGAATTATGCCAACGCAAATAG
- the nhaA gene encoding Na+/H+ antiporter NhaA, whose product MSEKRKNSTKFKNVKRVLVYPLKKFVQTNSLSGNLLLLALVMGLVWANSDYQHQYHILWHETYAGITLGEYSLNMNLHHWINDGLMTIFFFLVGLEIKRELLVGELSVARKALFPVAAAFGGMMAPAIVFLLFQSAGSETIRGWAIPTATDIAFAIGILSLLGNRVPIALKVFLTALAIVDDIGAILLIGIFYSAAPSWGYLSLAIIIVAIMFCLNRAGVRNLLFYQILSVILWFVVLSSGVHATLAGVVAAFTIPVQGKISKKSAAKKSSKLADQLNDLSTSSKEVLGDAMYHSVLSQMSNLYKQAGTPLQRMEHRIHSLVSYFILPLFALANSGITIDPKMIGGVLDALSLGIIFGLCIGKPIGIVTICWVLEKLNFAERPDNISWQQLWASGCFAGIGFTMSIFIAGLAFDNAFFLNQSKLSIIIASFFSTILGTVLLLSSKDKVES is encoded by the coding sequence TTGAGCGAAAAAAGAAAAAATTCAACTAAGTTTAAAAATGTGAAACGGGTGCTGGTATATCCACTTAAAAAGTTTGTACAAACGAATTCTCTAAGTGGAAACTTACTACTATTAGCGTTAGTTATGGGGTTAGTGTGGGCTAACTCTGACTATCAACATCAATATCATATATTATGGCATGAAACATACGCAGGAATAACCCTAGGAGAATATTCTTTAAATATGAATCTTCATCATTGGATAAATGATGGATTGATGACAATATTCTTTTTCTTAGTAGGTCTTGAAATTAAACGTGAGTTATTAGTTGGAGAATTGTCTGTAGCACGTAAGGCACTTTTTCCAGTAGCTGCTGCTTTTGGTGGCATGATGGCCCCAGCAATTGTATTTTTACTTTTTCAAAGTGCTGGTTCCGAAACCATCCGTGGTTGGGCGATTCCTACCGCTACGGATATTGCGTTTGCAATAGGAATATTATCTTTATTAGGGAATAGAGTTCCTATTGCATTAAAAGTTTTTTTGACTGCCTTGGCAATTGTTGATGATATAGGTGCTATTTTACTTATTGGAATATTTTATTCAGCTGCTCCAAGCTGGGGGTATTTATCACTTGCGATAATTATAGTAGCTATTATGTTTTGTTTAAACCGTGCAGGTGTTAGAAATTTACTTTTTTATCAAATTTTATCGGTTATATTATGGTTTGTCGTTCTGTCTTCTGGTGTACATGCAACTTTAGCCGGTGTCGTGGCGGCATTTACGATACCAGTACAAGGAAAAATTTCAAAAAAATCGGCAGCGAAAAAGAGTTCGAAGTTAGCTGACCAATTAAACGATTTAAGTACTTCCTCAAAAGAGGTTCTGGGTGATGCTATGTATCATTCAGTTTTATCTCAAATGTCAAACTTATACAAACAGGCGGGGACACCTTTGCAAAGAATGGAGCACAGGATTCATTCTTTAGTTTCCTATTTTATTTTACCTTTATTTGCTTTAGCTAATAGTGGTATCACGATAGATCCAAAAATGATAGGTGGCGTGTTGGATGCTTTATCTTTAGGAATTATTTTTGGACTGTGTATCGGAAAGCCAATAGGTATTGTGACTATATGTTGGGTATTAGAAAAGTTGAATTTTGCTGAGAGACCAGATAATATATCTTGGCAGCAATTATGGGCAAGCGGATGCTTTGCTGGAATAGGTTTTACAATGTCTATTTTTATAGCTGGACTAGCTTTTGACAACGCTTTTTTCTTAAATCAATCTAAATTATCAATTATAATTGCATCGTTCTTTTCGACAATTTTAGGAACAGTTTTATTATTGAGTTCAAAAGATAAAGTGGAGAGTTGA
- a CDS encoding ArsB/NhaD family transporter, translating to MENTTLLAGIIFIVMYMFIVSEKVHRTIVSMLGAILMILTGVISQEAALHHIDFNTLGLLIGMMIIVAITGQTGLFNYIAIWSAKKAEANPMRILIYLAVITALFSAFLDNVTTVLLMVPVTIGITNKLHVNPIPYLIVQIIASNIGGTATLIGDPPNIMIGSAVKELTFISFINNLALISAINLGVVLVILTFLYRKQLRTTDELKADLMSLNEKAELKNKLLLKKCLSVLSLTILGFFFHQLVHVESSTVALTGAFLLLLIASRDHSFIEHAMEKVEWTTIFFFVGLFVAVGGLIEVGIIKQIAVYGIEITGGDVAKTSMLVLWLSAIVSSFLDNIPFVATMIPLIQDMGNMGVSNLEPLWWSLALGACLGGNGTIVGASANLIVAGMAAEAGHNISFMRYLKIGFPIMTLTILLSTLYIYMRYLI from the coding sequence ATGGAAAACACAACACTTTTAGCAGGAATTATATTTATCGTCATGTATATGTTTATTGTCTCAGAGAAAGTTCATCGTACTATTGTATCCATGCTTGGTGCGATATTGATGATTTTAACTGGTGTAATTTCGCAGGAAGCAGCTTTACATCATATTGATTTTAATACGCTTGGATTATTGATTGGTATGATGATTATCGTTGCGATTACTGGGCAGACAGGACTTTTTAATTATATCGCAATTTGGTCAGCGAAAAAGGCGGAAGCGAATCCAATGCGAATCCTAATTTACTTAGCAGTGATTACTGCACTTTTTTCCGCGTTTTTAGATAACGTAACAACCGTGTTACTTATGGTTCCCGTCACTATTGGAATTACGAATAAATTACATGTAAATCCCATTCCTTATTTAATTGTGCAAATTATTGCATCAAATATTGGCGGAACCGCTACTTTGATTGGGGATCCTCCTAATATTATGATTGGGAGTGCGGTAAAGGAATTAACCTTTATTTCATTTATTAATAACTTAGCATTGATATCAGCCATTAATTTAGGAGTTGTTTTGGTGATTTTAACTTTTTTGTATCGCAAACAATTGCGCACAACAGATGAATTAAAGGCTGATTTAATGTCATTGAATGAAAAAGCTGAATTAAAAAATAAGTTGTTATTAAAAAAATGCTTGTCGGTTTTATCACTGACAATTTTAGGATTCTTTTTCCATCAGTTGGTTCATGTAGAATCTTCAACAGTCGCTTTAACAGGGGCATTTTTACTTTTATTAATTGCAAGTCGTGATCATAGTTTTATTGAACATGCAATGGAAAAGGTAGAGTGGACGACAATATTTTTTTTCGTGGGTTTATTTGTTGCAGTTGGCGGATTGATTGAGGTTGGTATTATCAAACAAATTGCTGTATATGGCATAGAAATTACAGGGGGAGACGTAGCAAAGACGTCAATGTTGGTTTTATGGTTAAGTGCAATTGTATCGTCCTTTCTTGATAATATTCCATTTGTTGCAACAATGATTCCGTTAATTCAAGATATGGGGAATATGGGTGTAAGTAATTTGGAACCATTGTGGTGGAGTTTGGCTCTTGGTGCATGTCTTGGTGGTAACGGAACAATTGTTGGAGCAAGTGCGAATTTGATTGTTGCGGGAATGGCTGCAGAGGCGGGACATAATATTTCATTTATGCGATATTTGAAGATAGGATTTCCAATCATGACTTTAACGATTCTTTTATCGACTTTATATATTTATATGCGTTATTTAATATAA